In Halobaculum magnesiiphilum, the following proteins share a genomic window:
- a CDS encoding MoaD/ThiS family protein: MSVADTDAAEREDERTVTTVQVKGTGRLYDALPEHRFEYSFEGTTLREFLEAFLDEHDVAEFLIGETPEEEVAHGWAPAPDELPDDFTANPEGDRTRAYARIAINGRFNEHLGGFDTELEDGDRVALMYPFMYCC; this comes from the coding sequence ATGAGTGTCGCCGATACCGACGCCGCAGAGCGCGAGGACGAGCGGACGGTTACCACCGTCCAGGTGAAGGGAACCGGACGGCTGTACGATGCCCTCCCGGAACACCGGTTCGAGTACTCCTTCGAGGGGACGACGCTCCGGGAGTTCCTCGAGGCGTTCCTCGATGAGCACGACGTAGCGGAGTTCCTTATCGGCGAGACGCCCGAGGAGGAGGTCGCCCACGGCTGGGCCCCCGCGCCCGACGAGCTCCCCGACGACTTCACGGCGAACCCCGAGGGCGACCGAACGCGGGCGTACGCCCGGATCGCGATCAACGGACGGTTCAACGAACACCTCGGCGGATTCGACACCGAGTTGGAGGACGGGGACCGGGTCGCACTGATGTACCCGTTCATGTACTGCTGCTGA